In a genomic window of uncultured Flavobacterium sp.:
- a CDS encoding curli assembly protein CsgF yields MKFILSLVLFLLFSPFIRSQALVYKPVNPAFGGDTFNYQWLLSSAESQNKLKDKTAVTPQKTDLEQFKASLNAQLLSQISSSLYKQQFGTNGLSIGSYTFGSYSVDIFPSSEGLSVNILDTTTGEQTQVIIPNK; encoded by the coding sequence ATGAAATTTATTTTAAGCCTCGTATTATTCCTTCTGTTTTCACCATTTATCAGATCACAAGCGTTGGTTTACAAACCTGTAAATCCAGCTTTTGGAGGTGATACTTTTAATTATCAGTGGCTCTTAAGCAGCGCTGAGTCTCAAAATAAATTAAAAGATAAAACAGCAGTCACACCACAAAAAACAGATCTGGAGCAATTTAAAGCAAGTTTAAATGCCCAGTTATTAAGTCAGATCTCAAGCTCACTTTATAAACAACAATTTGGAACAAATGGTCTATCTATAGGTTCGTACACTTTTGGAAGTTATTCAGTCGATATATTTCCTTCGTCTGAAGGTTTATCGGTGAACATTTTAGATACAACTACGGGAGAACAGACACAAGTAATCATTCCAAATAAATAA
- a CDS encoding CsgE family curli-type amyloid fiber assembly protein, with translation MPVDGFELRGIVTDDTKTKMGKDFYDKYYYKYNDIGINAKKIVVITEEYSFGRNTKITVSIENEVIYDFLVRPDDEFLEAVAQESINATIYYLKDLEKQRKYFTQY, from the coding sequence ATGCCCGTTGACGGATTTGAGTTAAGAGGTATCGTAACAGATGATACGAAGACCAAAATGGGAAAAGATTTTTACGATAAGTATTATTACAAATACAATGACATTGGAATAAATGCAAAAAAAATAGTTGTTATAACTGAAGAATATAGTTTTGGAAGAAATACAAAAATAACCGTCTCGATAGAAAACGAAGTTATTTATGATTTTTTAGTGCGACCGGACGATGAATTTTTAGAAGCTGTAGCTCAGGAATCAATCAATGCAACTATTTATTATTTGAAAGATTTAGAAAAACAACGCAAATATTTCACTCAGTATTAA
- a CDS encoding CsgG/HfaB family protein yields MRNYYLLLLFVFLFSGCGAFYNQPTGVEKAVLGESTPATSLLKELPKPKEQIVVGVYKFRDQTGQYKPQENGSNFSTAVTQGATSILLKALEDSKWFIPIERENIGNLLQERNLIRSTRQEYSKNPNPNEPQLTPLLYAGVLLEGGIISYDSNIITGGFGARYFGTGGSIKYRQDRVTVYLRMVSTSNGKILKSVYVSKTILSQAIDESLFKYVSFKRLLEVETGYTTNEPVHMAVTEAIEKAVQSLVLEGIQDNIWQADATPSELKIAMNKYETENEVADRTALYGRDLEPRRSKFAIEISGGTSLIDGDYVNPVLKPMGRGALKWFITPSLNLSASTNAVLLANKDLLDVGYLTYDLNLELLLLPRDKFSPYIYGGAGYGMNKKFENTHSKVQFGAGVEYLVSNAIGIKLFGEYDVNFSDNLDYIVAGVRDDYYYKFGLGLTYYFSSHKNKSKK; encoded by the coding sequence ATGAGAAATTACTACTTATTGCTGTTATTTGTTTTTTTATTTTCGGGTTGCGGAGCTTTTTACAATCAGCCAACCGGAGTAGAAAAAGCAGTTTTGGGCGAAAGCACACCAGCAACTTCTCTATTAAAAGAACTTCCAAAACCAAAAGAACAAATTGTAGTTGGAGTTTATAAATTTAGAGATCAGACAGGACAATATAAACCTCAGGAAAACGGAAGCAATTTTAGTACCGCCGTAACTCAGGGCGCAACTTCGATATTGCTAAAAGCGCTCGAAGATTCTAAATGGTTTATACCAATCGAACGTGAAAATATTGGAAACTTATTGCAGGAACGAAACCTTATTCGATCTACAAGACAAGAATATTCAAAAAATCCAAATCCAAATGAACCACAATTAACACCATTGTTATATGCAGGAGTTCTACTGGAAGGCGGAATTATTTCTTATGATTCCAATATTATTACAGGCGGTTTTGGAGCGCGATATTTTGGCACAGGCGGTTCTATAAAATACCGTCAGGATCGTGTAACGGTTTATTTGAGAATGGTTTCAACCTCAAACGGAAAAATTTTAAAATCAGTTTACGTTTCAAAAACAATTTTGTCACAAGCAATAGATGAAAGTTTGTTTAAATATGTAAGCTTTAAAAGACTATTAGAAGTAGAAACAGGATATACTACAAACGAACCCGTTCATATGGCAGTTACCGAAGCTATCGAAAAAGCAGTTCAATCATTGGTTTTAGAAGGAATTCAGGACAATATCTGGCAAGCAGATGCAACGCCATCAGAATTGAAAATCGCCATGAACAAATATGAAACCGAGAACGAAGTCGCAGACCGTACCGCATTATATGGAAGAGATTTGGAGCCAAGACGTTCTAAGTTTGCTATCGAAATTTCCGGCGGAACTTCACTTATTGATGGCGATTATGTAAATCCGGTTTTAAAACCAATGGGACGTGGCGCTTTAAAATGGTTTATTACGCCCAGTCTTAATCTAAGTGCTTCTACAAATGCAGTTTTGCTCGCCAATAAAGATTTGCTTGACGTGGGATATCTTACTTACGATCTAAATTTGGAGCTTTTGCTGCTGCCAAGAGATAAATTTAGTCCTTATATATATGGAGGCGCCGGATACGGAATGAATAAGAAATTTGAAAACACGCATTCAAAAGTACAATTTGGTGCAGGAGTAGAATATCTCGTATCGAATGCCATCGGAATTAAATTATTTGGAGAATATGATGTCAATTTTAGTGATAATCTGGATTATATCGTGGCAGGAGTTCGGGATGATTATTACTATAAATTCGGATTAGGATTGACGTATTATTTTTCGAGTCATAAAAATAAGAGTAAAAAATAG
- a CDS encoding GNAT family protein: MNTISNFNFSDNIILEDDLVLLRSLQESDVDNLLEISINEPETWKYSLVGADGKENLIKYIQSAIKAREDKREFPFIVFDKKSQKYAGSTRFYDIQLEYKTLQLGYTWYGSTFRGTGLNKHCKFLLLQFAFETLGMERVEFRADNNNERSVAAMKSIGCKVEGVLRSHMPTANSEVRRDSIVLSILRDEWFAAVKENLKGKL; the protein is encoded by the coding sequence ATGAATACAATATCAAATTTCAATTTCTCAGACAACATTATCCTTGAAGACGATTTAGTTTTATTACGTTCATTACAAGAATCCGACGTCGATAATTTATTAGAAATCTCGATCAACGAGCCAGAAACCTGGAAGTATTCATTAGTTGGAGCTGACGGAAAAGAAAATTTGATAAAATACATCCAATCAGCAATAAAAGCCAGAGAAGACAAAAGAGAATTTCCGTTTATAGTATTCGATAAAAAATCTCAAAAATACGCAGGATCAACACGTTTTTACGATATCCAATTAGAATACAAAACGTTACAATTAGGATATACATGGTATGGTTCAACCTTTAGAGGAACCGGATTGAACAAACACTGCAAATTTTTATTGCTGCAATTTGCTTTCGAAACCCTCGGAATGGAGCGTGTAGAATTCCGTGCTGATAATAACAACGAGCGAAGTGTCGCTGCAATGAAAAGCATCGGTTGCAAAGTCGAAGGTGTTTTAAGAAGCCACATGCCAACAGCAAACAGCGAAGTAAGACGTGATTCAATCGTTCTAAGTATCCTAAGAGACGAATGGTTTGCTGCCGTAAAAGAAAATTTGAAGGGAAAATTATAA
- a CDS encoding GH92 family glycosyl hydrolase, whose translation MKCKSLLLGLTFLALGYGNKMNAQKKIEKQNLIQYVDPMIGTAKMGHTYPGATVPFGSVQLSPETDTIAYSLNGKYNGEVYKYCAGYQYEDKTIVGFSHTHFSGTGHSDLGDFLIMPTTGKLQLNPGVASKPLSGYRSAFSHSTEKAEPAYYSVFLEDHKIKAELTATTRVGMHQYTFPKSDEAHIILDLTSGIYNYDKKNVWTFVRVENDTLITGYRQTNGWARTRTVYFAMSFSKPIKSYGQAVQEKSVYKGFWGRFDQTKNFPEMAGQNLKLFFDFNTAEGEKIKIKMALSPVSSAGALENMKKEVPGWDFEKVKKQSQEVWNNELNKIQIETIQKEDLVNFYTSMYHAFLGPTEYMDLDGNYKGLDMNVHKAENFKNYTSYSLWDTYRALHPLFNIVQPARNSDMISSMLAHSDQSVHKMLPIWSHYANENWCMIGYHSVSVVADAIVKGNGNFDKEKALQACINTAKVPYYDGLEYYMKMGYVPEDKNGSSVSKTLEYAYDDWAIAQAAKKLGKTEVYNEFIERSKNYKNVYDAKTGFMRPKLNDGTFKKEFDPLDTHGQGFIEGNSWNYSLYVPQDPAEMIKMMGGNDKFNVRLDSLFSMHLPDKYFENTEDITREGIIGNYVHGNEPSHHVVYLYDWTNSPWKAQDKIRMILKKMYRNGADGLGGNDDFGQMSAWYIFSSLGFYPVAPGSDEYALGSPLVKKAVFNLENGKNFEVETVNQSDKNVFVSKVLLNGKQLDKPFLKHSDVVNGGKITFYMSNKPNKKNY comes from the coding sequence ATGAAATGTAAAAGTCTTCTTTTGGGATTAACCTTTTTAGCGCTGGGTTATGGCAATAAAATGAATGCACAAAAGAAAATAGAGAAACAAAATTTGATTCAATATGTCGATCCAATGATTGGTACAGCCAAGATGGGACATACTTATCCCGGCGCAACAGTTCCTTTTGGGAGCGTGCAATTAAGCCCGGAAACAGATACAATTGCCTACAGTTTAAATGGAAAATACAATGGCGAAGTTTATAAATATTGCGCAGGATATCAATACGAAGACAAAACGATTGTAGGTTTTAGCCACACCCATTTTAGCGGAACCGGACATTCAGATTTAGGAGATTTTTTAATCATGCCAACAACCGGAAAATTACAATTGAATCCCGGAGTTGCCTCAAAACCATTGTCAGGATATAGATCTGCGTTTTCACATTCGACTGAAAAAGCAGAACCAGCTTATTACAGCGTATTTCTTGAAGATCATAAAATCAAAGCCGAACTTACTGCAACGACTCGAGTTGGAATGCATCAATATACTTTTCCAAAGTCAGATGAAGCACATATTATTCTTGATTTAACTTCCGGAATTTACAATTATGATAAAAAGAATGTGTGGACATTTGTTCGTGTTGAGAATGATACATTAATCACAGGATATCGTCAGACAAACGGTTGGGCAAGAACAAGAACTGTTTATTTTGCAATGTCATTTAGTAAACCAATAAAAAGCTACGGACAAGCTGTACAGGAAAAAAGTGTTTACAAAGGTTTTTGGGGAAGATTTGATCAAACCAAAAATTTCCCGGAAATGGCAGGTCAAAACTTGAAATTGTTTTTTGACTTCAATACGGCAGAAGGAGAAAAAATCAAAATCAAAATGGCATTATCGCCAGTAAGTTCAGCCGGAGCACTTGAAAATATGAAAAAAGAAGTTCCGGGTTGGGATTTCGAAAAAGTCAAAAAACAAAGTCAGGAAGTCTGGAACAACGAACTGAACAAAATTCAGATTGAAACCATTCAAAAGGAAGATTTAGTGAATTTTTATACCTCAATGTATCACGCTTTTTTAGGTCCAACAGAATACATGGATTTAGACGGTAATTACAAAGGTTTGGATATGAATGTTCATAAAGCTGAAAACTTTAAAAATTATACGAGTTATTCTTTGTGGGATACTTACAGAGCCTTGCATCCTTTATTTAATATTGTTCAGCCTGCGAGAAATTCAGATATGATTAGTTCAATGTTGGCGCATTCAGATCAAAGTGTGCATAAAATGTTGCCAATCTGGTCGCATTATGCCAATGAAAATTGGTGTATGATTGGTTATCATTCCGTGTCTGTTGTTGCCGATGCAATCGTAAAAGGAAACGGGAATTTTGATAAAGAAAAAGCGCTTCAGGCTTGTATAAATACAGCAAAAGTTCCTTATTATGATGGTTTAGAATATTATATGAAAATGGGTTACGTGCCCGAAGACAAAAACGGATCTTCGGTTTCTAAAACATTAGAATATGCTTATGACGATTGGGCAATTGCACAGGCAGCAAAAAAGTTAGGCAAAACAGAAGTTTATAATGAGTTTATCGAAAGATCTAAAAACTACAAAAACGTTTACGATGCAAAAACAGGATTTATGCGTCCTAAATTGAATGATGGAACTTTCAAAAAAGAATTTGATCCGCTTGATACACACGGACAAGGTTTTATCGAAGGAAACTCATGGAATTATAGTTTATACGTTCCGCAAGATCCTGCTGAAATGATTAAAATGATGGGAGGAAATGACAAATTTAATGTTCGTTTGGATTCCTTATTCAGCATGCATTTACCGGACAAATATTTTGAAAATACAGAAGATATTACCAGAGAAGGAATCATAGGAAATTATGTCCACGGAAACGAACCTTCACATCACGTTGTTTATCTATACGATTGGACAAATTCACCTTGGAAAGCACAAGACAAGATCAGAATGATTCTGAAAAAAATGTACAGAAATGGTGCTGACGGTTTAGGCGGAAATGATGATTTTGGACAAATGAGTGCTTGGTATATTTTTAGCAGTTTAGGATTTTATCCAGTTGCGCCAGGTTCTGATGAATATGCTTTAGGAAGTCCATTGGTTAAAAAAGCGGTTTTTAATTTAGAAAACGGAAAAAATTTCGAAGTAGAAACGGTTAATCAATCGGATAAAAATGTGTTTGTGAGTAAAGTACTTTTAAACGGAAAACAATTAGACAAGCCTTTCTTGAAACATTCGGATGTAGTAAACGGCGGAAAAATTACTTTTTATATGAGTAATAAACCGAATAAGAAGAATTATTAG
- a CDS encoding carboxypeptidase regulatory-like domain-containing protein encodes MMNNLYFKFCFLFFIVLSSCSEEKIDAVSYGTVTGKVVIADSFLPMENAKITSSPTSGTVFTDADGKFVMTNVKVGEYSFQAQKDGYVAKYESVSVTANNTSEVIFEIKKSTGNNKAPAIPALTAPVDNAVKQNIALDLTWTATDPDNDVLTFKVTLRNDANTDVKVFTDIKDKKLSLTGLLYGVKYFWQVTVNDGINADVLSAVSSFTTMTFPTTRYLVVNKVGDNNIISSIDDAGNKYQLTANETNSWRPRRNTQAKKIAFIRASGGQNHIYTMNEDGSSITKITNSVPITGFNSDYIGFSWNTSGSQIIYPNFDKLYRINNNGSGLVQIYKTPNGKFISECDWSNDGTKIALKVNDASGYNVEIYVINMSGTVLTQVLSGLKGAVNGLNFSITGQKLLYARDISEYENQNYRQLDSRIFEYNFATSTAASITNEKPAGTNDYDPRYSPNEAEFIFTNTSNDGVSVKNVMKSGISTADTRVNLFSGYYMPDWE; translated from the coding sequence ATGATGAATAACTTATATTTTAAATTTTGTTTTCTTTTTTTCATTGTGCTAAGTTCTTGCAGTGAAGAAAAAATAGACGCCGTAAGCTACGGAACCGTTACCGGAAAAGTAGTAATCGCAGACAGCTTTCTGCCAATGGAGAATGCAAAAATTACATCAAGCCCAACTTCTGGAACCGTTTTTACAGATGCCGACGGTAAATTTGTAATGACTAACGTAAAAGTTGGTGAATACTCCTTTCAGGCACAAAAAGATGGTTATGTCGCAAAATACGAATCAGTATCGGTGACAGCCAACAATACATCTGAAGTTATATTCGAAATAAAAAAATCAACAGGAAATAACAAAGCGCCCGCAATTCCTGCTTTGACAGCTCCTGTAGACAATGCTGTAAAACAAAATATAGCGCTAGATCTTACCTGGACAGCAACAGATCCTGATAATGATGTTCTGACTTTTAAAGTTACTTTGCGAAATGATGCTAATACAGATGTAAAAGTTTTTACAGATATAAAAGACAAAAAACTATCATTGACAGGATTATTATACGGAGTAAAATACTTTTGGCAAGTAACTGTAAATGACGGAATAAACGCAGATGTTTTGAGCGCCGTAAGTTCATTTACCACAATGACATTTCCAACGACGAGATATTTGGTAGTCAATAAAGTGGGAGATAATAATATAATATCTTCGATTGATGATGCAGGCAATAAATATCAACTCACGGCCAATGAAACCAATAGTTGGAGACCGCGAAGAAATACACAGGCCAAAAAAATCGCATTTATAAGAGCCAGCGGAGGACAAAATCATATTTATACCATGAACGAAGATGGATCTTCAATTACAAAAATCACAAACTCGGTTCCTATTACAGGCTTTAATTCAGATTATATAGGTTTTAGTTGGAATACATCAGGAAGCCAGATTATTTATCCGAATTTTGATAAACTCTACCGAATCAATAATAACGGAAGCGGTTTAGTTCAAATTTACAAAACACCAAATGGCAAGTTTATATCAGAATGTGATTGGAGTAACGACGGAACAAAAATCGCTTTAAAAGTAAATGATGCCAGCGGTTATAATGTCGAAATTTATGTTATAAATATGTCAGGAACCGTACTTACTCAGGTACTTTCGGGATTGAAAGGCGCTGTAAACGGATTGAATTTTTCGATAACCGGACAAAAACTACTTTATGCCAGAGATATTTCTGAATATGAAAATCAGAATTACAGACAACTCGACAGCCGAATTTTTGAATACAATTTTGCCACTTCAACAGCAGCGTCAATTACCAATGAAAAACCGGCAGGAACAAATGATTATGATCCAAGATATTCGCCTAACGAAGCCGAATTTATTTTTACCAATACTTCAAATGATGGAGTATCTGTAAAAAATGTAATGAAAAGTGGTATTTCGACTGCAGATACACGTGTCAATTTATTTTCAGGATACTATATGCCAGATTGGGAATAA
- a CDS encoding AIR synthase-related protein yields MSSDSSKRYAQRGVSASKEDVHNAIKNIDKGLFPQAFCKIVPDYLTQDEEYCLIMHADGAGTKSSLAYMYWKETGDISVWKGIAQDALIMNIDDLLCVGATDNILLSSTIGRNKNLIPAEVISAIINGTEELINELKSFGVTIHSTGGETADVGDVVRTIIVDSTVTARMKRSDVVDNANIKAGDVIVGLTSFGQATYEKSYNGGMGSNGLTSARHDVFGKYLAKKYPESYDALVPEELIYSGQVNLTDAVENSPINAGQLVLSPTRTYAPIIKKILDTYTPNEIHGMVHCSGGAQTKILHFVQNLHIIKDNLFPVPPLFKLIQEQSKTDWKEMYQVFNCGHRMEIYVPENIAQDIIAISKSFNVDAQIVGRVEAADAKKLTITSEYGTFEY; encoded by the coding sequence ATGAGTTCAGATTCTAGCAAAAGGTACGCACAAAGAGGTGTTTCGGCATCAAAAGAAGACGTACACAACGCCATAAAAAACATCGATAAAGGTTTATTTCCTCAAGCATTTTGTAAAATCGTTCCTGATTATTTAACACAGGACGAAGAATATTGCTTGATAATGCACGCAGACGGAGCAGGTACAAAGTCGTCATTAGCGTATATGTATTGGAAAGAAACCGGAGATATTTCAGTTTGGAAAGGAATCGCTCAAGATGCTTTAATCATGAACATCGATGATTTATTATGTGTTGGAGCAACAGATAATATCTTGCTTTCTTCTACAATTGGAAGAAATAAAAACTTAATTCCAGCCGAAGTTATCTCAGCAATTATCAATGGAACCGAAGAATTAATCAACGAATTAAAATCTTTTGGCGTAACCATTCATTCAACAGGAGGAGAAACTGCCGATGTTGGAGACGTAGTTCGTACCATAATTGTCGATTCTACCGTTACCGCTCGCATGAAACGCAGCGATGTAGTCGATAATGCAAATATCAAAGCCGGAGACGTAATTGTAGGTTTGACTTCTTTTGGTCAGGCGACTTACGAAAAAAGCTATAATGGCGGAATGGGAAGCAACGGATTAACATCTGCGCGTCATGATGTTTTCGGAAAATATTTAGCTAAAAAATATCCGGAAAGTTACGATGCACTTGTTCCCGAAGAATTAATTTATTCTGGTCAGGTAAATCTAACAGATGCCGTTGAAAACAGCCCAATCAACGCAGGTCAATTAGTACTTTCTCCAACGAGAACTTACGCGCCAATTATCAAGAAAATTTTAGACACTTATACACCAAACGAAATTCACGGAATGGTGCATTGCAGTGGAGGAGCACAGACAAAAATTTTACATTTTGTTCAAAATCTTCACATTATAAAAGACAATTTATTTCCGGTTCCACCATTATTTAAATTAATTCAGGAACAATCAAAAACAGATTGGAAAGAAATGTATCAGGTTTTCAATTGCGGTCACCGTATGGAAATCTACGTTCCGGAGAATATTGCACAAGATATTATTGCAATTTCAAAATCATTCAATGTCGATGCACAAATCGTAGGTAGAGTAGAAGCAGCCGATGCTAAAAAACTTACTATCACCAGCGAATACGGAACATTCGAATATTAA
- a CDS encoding tetratricopeptide repeat protein encodes MSNPKINVFISYSHDDSDYFKVFSQGLKKVIKNTEHFDWNIWDDTNIHVGTFWDEEIQNNIQNCNVAILLVSIGFMSSKYIKEKEFEEFNKRYVDKGILIVPIVFKPCDFNRWEDLSKIQFFKPDGKIYGKSEIENFTYSDLIKFKETDGTIIPNPNIDRYHLALVKKIEESLLFFFQKIKKTEIDISTNNSTSNVNILADYPKPSKLFTGREKEIEELKEAFNSHRIFGVQGLGGTGKTQLTAKFIHDNIPDKSRIVWLNGSSQSNFDVFVQNAGYGEILKTEKETNLSLYSSLKDLIEKDERIIFFDNYNDYEDNSFAEFLNFAYQYLTKATIVLITKTEPSIEKVTLLQLIRLEGLKNDALDYAKKIKQSNSVYSTISDFDLEIVCKGVDGHPLAIEFSMWLMSRGKSANDILSNISGISSSKKAEEFSKRLFLDIFNHPKTTDEEREFFLKCSIFNEKITINEITSLFEDVDIFYFLDSLMDKLLITHRDGYYEIHPLVRSFSYEKLQNKQPVHKKAANYLINLRKEILNASLEEKIFYHLSAAKEWNVIADYIEKEGRSFIKQGQLGLLTEFLNKLNHLNISRPIFDILNGDISQIRCEWDNALLFFTKAQENNTENTIIAEGIIKCGEILFRKGETKNSLVIFEKAYEFAKERNLRKEEGRALNDIGLINTDFNKLDIALINLTKALKIRKEVNDLEGITSTNNNIANIFDRKHQYRKSLKIHLENIEIATNYGDKISLALYLTNAGNSLFKLKEIDEALLKINLALKINEEIGDKAGIITCLNIIGLIFNFQNRKEEALVMFNQSIKISKEIGNLRGLASAYNNIGSFYLDNSDHTESLLNFFKSLCLWRGTGNTADEKLVLDWITEISKKIGKDNFKILANQVYEKLDQEYQKGIEIKEFFNEPIKRELPKQRNNDLCNCGSGIKYKRCCKK; translated from the coding sequence ATGAGTAATCCAAAAATTAATGTTTTTATATCTTATTCACATGATGATAGTGACTATTTTAAAGTATTCAGCCAAGGATTAAAAAAGGTTATTAAAAATACAGAACATTTTGATTGGAATATTTGGGATGATACTAATATTCATGTCGGAACTTTTTGGGATGAAGAAATTCAAAATAACATACAAAATTGCAATGTTGCAATACTGTTAGTTAGTATTGGTTTTATGTCATCAAAATATATAAAAGAAAAAGAATTTGAGGAATTTAATAAGCGTTATGTTGATAAAGGTATTTTAATTGTTCCAATTGTATTTAAGCCTTGTGATTTTAATCGCTGGGAGGATTTAAGCAAAATACAGTTTTTTAAACCAGATGGGAAAATTTATGGAAAAAGTGAAATTGAAAATTTTACATATTCCGATTTAATCAAATTTAAAGAAACCGATGGTACAATAATTCCAAATCCAAACATAGATAGATATCACTTAGCATTGGTAAAAAAAATTGAAGAGTCATTACTTTTTTTTTTTCAAAAAATAAAAAAAACAGAGATTGATATATCTACAAATAACTCCACTTCTAATGTAAATATTCTTGCTGACTATCCTAAACCATCCAAACTATTTACTGGAAGAGAGAAAGAAATTGAAGAACTAAAAGAAGCTTTTAATTCTCATAGAATTTTCGGGGTACAGGGATTAGGAGGAACTGGTAAGACTCAATTGACTGCAAAATTTATTCACGATAATATTCCAGATAAAAGCAGAATTGTATGGCTAAATGGTTCTTCTCAATCAAATTTTGATGTATTTGTACAAAATGCAGGCTATGGAGAAATTTTAAAAACAGAAAAAGAAACAAATCTTTCTCTATATAGTAGTTTAAAAGACTTGATTGAAAAAGATGAACGCATTATCTTTTTTGATAATTATAACGATTATGAAGATAATTCATTCGCCGAATTTTTAAACTTCGCTTACCAATATTTAACTAAAGCTACTATAGTCTTAATTACTAAAACTGAACCTTCAATAGAAAAAGTTACTCTTTTACAATTAATTAGACTTGAAGGTTTAAAAAATGACGCGCTAGATTATGCTAAAAAAATAAAGCAATCAAACAGTGTATATTCAACTATTTCAGATTTCGATTTAGAAATCGTTTGTAAAGGAGTCGATGGACATCCCCTAGCTATTGAATTTTCGATGTGGTTAATGAGTCGTGGAAAATCTGCTAATGATATACTAAGTAATATATCCGGAATAAGTAGCTCTAAAAAAGCTGAAGAATTTAGTAAAAGGCTGTTCTTAGATATTTTTAACCATCCTAAAACAACTGATGAGGAAAGAGAATTTTTTCTAAAATGTTCGATTTTTAATGAGAAAATTACAATAAATGAAATTACAAGCTTATTTGAAGATGTAGATATATTTTATTTTTTAGATAGCTTGATGGATAAGCTACTTATTACTCATAGAGACGGTTATTATGAAATACATCCTCTAGTTCGCTCTTTCAGCTACGAAAAACTTCAAAATAAACAACCTGTACATAAAAAAGCTGCTAATTATTTAATTAATTTAAGAAAGGAAATATTAAACGCCTCTTTAGAAGAGAAAATTTTCTATCATTTGTCTGCGGCGAAAGAATGGAATGTGATTGCAGATTACATTGAAAAAGAGGGACGATCATTTATCAAACAAGGACAATTAGGCTTATTAACTGAATTTCTAAATAAACTAAATCATTTAAATATTTCAAGACCAATATTTGATATTTTAAATGGTGATATTTCTCAAATTAGATGTGAATGGGATAACGCTTTATTATTTTTTACAAAAGCCCAAGAAAATAATACTGAAAATACGATTATCGCAGAAGGAATAATTAAATGTGGCGAGATACTTTTTCGAAAAGGAGAAACGAAGAACTCTTTGGTAATTTTTGAAAAAGCATATGAATTTGCAAAAGAAAGAAATTTACGCAAAGAAGAAGGAAGAGCGCTAAATGATATTGGTCTTATCAATACTGATTTCAATAAATTAGACATTGCCCTAATCAACCTTACTAAAGCACTAAAAATAAGAAAAGAAGTAAATGATTTAGAAGGAATTACAAGTACTAACAATAATATAGCTAACATTTTTGACCGTAAACATCAGTATAGAAAATCTCTAAAAATACATTTAGAGAATATAGAAATTGCTACAAATTATGGCGATAAGATTTCTCTAGCACTTTATTTGACAAATGCTGGTAATAGCTTATTCAAATTAAAAGAAATAGATGAAGCATTATTAAAAATAAATCTTGCTTTAAAAATTAATGAAGAAATCGGAGATAAGGCAGGAATAATAACCTGCTTAAATATAATCGGATTAATTTTCAATTTTCAAAATAGAAAGGAAGAAGCTCTTGTAATGTTTAATCAAAGTATAAAAATAAGCAAAGAAATTGGTAATTTAAGAGGTTTAGCATCTGCTTACAATAATATTGGATCTTTCTATTTAGATAATTCAGATCATACAGAAAGTCTATTGAATTTTTTTAAATCACTATGTTTATGGAGAGGAACAGGTAATACAGCCGATGAAAAATTAGTCCTCGATTGGATAACTGAGATATCAAAAAAAATTGGAAAAGATAATTTTAAGATATTAGCAAATCAAGTTTATGAAAAATTAGATCAAGAATACCAAAAAGGTATTGAAATAAAGGAGTTTTTTAACGAACCTATTAAACGAGAACTCCCAAAACAAAGAAATAATGATTTATGTAATTGTGGTAGTGGAATAAAATATAAAAGATGTTGTAAAAAATAA